CAAGGGTCTACAGTTATTTAGGCAATCCCAACTTATTGGCTGGATACCTTATACCAGCCGTAGTTTTTAGCTTAGTGGCAATTTTTGCGTGGCAAAGCTGGATCAAAAAAGCTTTGGCATTAACTATGTTTATTGTGAATAGTGTCTGCCTGATTCTGACTTTTAGTCGTGGCGGTTGGATTGGACTAGTAGTGGCAGTTTTAACTGTTATGGCATTACTAGTTTATTGGAAGAGTGCGGATATGCCACGTTTTTGGCGAACTTGGTCGCTGCCAATTGTCTTGGGAGGTTTGCTCGGACTACTTCTGGTAACTGTGATATTTGTAGAACCAGTACGCCTCCGGATTTTCAGCATTTTTGCTGACCGCCAAGATAGCAGTAATAATTTTCGCCGGAATGTCTGGGATGCTGTGTTTGAGATGATTCGCGATCACCCGATTATTGGTATTGGCCCTGGTCACAATTCTTTTAATAAAGTTTACCCCCTTTACCAACACCCTCGTTATAGTGCTTTAAGTGCCTATTCAATTTTGCTAGAGGTAGCTGTTGAAACTGGTTTTGTTGGTTTAGCCTGTTTCCTCTGGTTAATAATTGTGACATTTAATACAGCACTGCTGCAAGTGTCACGATTACGAAAATTGAGAAATGCAGAAGGATTTTGGTTAATTGGAGCGATCGCTACTTTACTAGGTATGCTGACTCACGGCATGGTAGATACTATCTGGTTTCGTCCTGAAGTCAATACCCTGTGGTGGCTAACAGTTGCTTTGATTGCTAGCTACTGGACACCTTTACCTCAACATCAGGCTCAAGAAGAAAACTTAGCTAACTGAGAATTAGCACTTCATTAAAAAGAGTTAGTAGTCAGTTGTTTTTACTGACTACTCGCGTTTTGAGATTCTAAATTGCCCAGTACAACGCGGCGTAAATCAATCAATGATTCAAAATCCCTGAAAAGCTTACTAGATAAGCTTTTTGATTTTTGCCGAAAGTTGGGTTAGAAGAAAGCTCGACTCAGAACTTTCCAAGACGAATTTTGAATCTCAACCAAGGCAGCGCTGCTAGTCCCTGTAGGTCGTGGCCCCTGGAGTATTGGGGTCACGATAACGAGTTGGTTCATCGTCACGTTTTCTTCCTGACAAACCAGCTAAACCTAACAAACCAAGTAATCCCAGCCAGCCCCAATCAAAATCGTTCCGATCAGAGCGATTGTAAGTAGTCGTCCTTGGGGTGGTATTGGCTCCGGGGTCAGTAGTTGTTTGAGCTTGTACGGGTAGAGTTAAGGGCATAAACCCCATACTCAGGGTGAGAACACTAGCGCCAACAACTTTGGTGAAATTACGCTTCATGGTAAAAGTTCCTCATGCCATCCGAAGTTACTCACCACTCTATCGGGTTCTAAAATTTGCAAAATCAATCTGTGGCTATAAACTGAGCATTTTGTCAATTCACGCTGAGGATATACAACGCGCTTTTTACAACAGTTAATTTCTCAACCTAGTGTGGTAGTTTGGGGAAACTGAAGCTTAATAACTTTTCATCGCCCTTTGAATATCCCGTTGATCTTGACGTCGTTTCAGGTCATCTCGTTTGTCGTGAAGCTTTTTACCTTTGCCAAGAGCTATACTCACTTTCACCCAGCCTCGTTTAAGATACATTTTCAAAGGGACTAAAGTTAAACCCTGCTGTTCTACCTTGCCGATTAGCTTACGGAGTTCTTGACGATGCAATAATAGCTTGCGTGTACGGCGCGGCTCATGATTAAAATATTGTCCACTAGCGGTATAAGGAGAGATATGCACGTTGATCAACCATGCTTCACCATCGCGAAGCAAAGCATAGCCATCTTGCAGATTGATTTTACCGGCACGAATCGACTTGACCTCGGTTCCTGTCAACTGAATTCCAGCCTCGTAGGTTTCTAGAATTTCATATAAATAACGGGCTTGACGGTTGTCGCTAATAACTTTGTAACCTTCGCTCTTGTCACTCATGGATAATTTTTATGCCTTGCCTTAAACTTACCTAAAAAATTGTTGGAATCGGCTTATGAATTTCTAGGGGCTATTAAACCACTATAAAATGCTGAACCGTATATCACTAATTTAACTTTTCTAAGTTCGCAATTAAAAGTTTTCAAGTAACTTTAAGATACTGGAAATCAATAAACATCACAGAGGTTTATTAGTTTTCAGTAATCAATACAGAGCCGATAAGGTTATACTAAGTAGTTAGGTTTATTTATACTGCTTACTTAAAAGCAAGAAAATTGTTGATTAAGCCAATATTTATTTACATGAAGATGAGCATCTGTTTTATTTTTATTGCTGACTTGTTACGAATTACAAAACTCTCTATGCCCAAGAAGCACAGAGAGCTAAAGGTAGGTTACACTTCAGTTCACGCGCCCAAAGGATTTAAGATTTTCTTCATAAATCAACCCTCAGGCAGTAATTAGCTGCTAATCCTGTCATAGTATGAAACATAAGAACACTTTTTTTGCCTGTGTTCATTGATAGTGCTTATAGAAGCCAATTTCTTAGTAAAAAAAATACTAGGGGTGTACTGTCCATGCCCTTGACGATCCTTGTAGTGGATGACGACCTGGGCACTCGTCTATCTATTAGCGATTATCTTGAATTGTCTGGCTATTCCGTGATTACGGCTGATGATGGTCAAGAAGCTTTAGTTATGGTGGATGAGTACCATCCTGATTTGATTGTGACGGATATTGTCATGCCACGGATGAACGGTTATGAACTTGTGCGCCGGGTACGTCAACAACCAGCGTTCCGTTTATTGCCTGTAATTTTGTTAACAGCACGAACTAAGACCCAGGAAAGAATTCTGGGTTATCAATCAGGTTGTGATTTATACTTACCCAAGCCCTTTGAGTTGGAAGAGTTAGCAGCAGCAATTCGCAATCTTCTGGAGCGATCGCAAATCATTCAATCGGAGTTTCGCTTTTCTCATAAGGAAAATTCGGGGATTTCCGCTTCAACAAAAGGGGGGGATGCCCATAATTTTCTCTCGACTCAAATTCCGAAATCTCAGATGCTCTCGTCCCTAACTCACAGAGAGCAGGAAGTTCTGGAGTTATTAACTCATGGTCTTTCTAATGCCGAAATGGGTCTTCAGCTACACCTGAGTCCTCGAACAGTAGAAAAATACGTCAGCAGTTTATTGAGAAAAACTTCAACTAATAACCGAGCTGAATTAGTACGTTTTGCAATTAAGCACGGTTTAGTGGAATAAAAAGAGTGAGGGGTTAAGAGTAAAGAGCTAACTCCTAAATCCTAACTCCTACCCATAAATCATAACTTTAGCTTATAGGCTGTTGGCTGGAAATGTATGTGACTAGACCTTCACAAGCATCAACAAGTAAATCAATAACTTGGTTAAATCCTTCTTGACCACCATAATAGGGGTCTGGGACTTCCTTTAAGGTGTGTCGAGAGCAAAAATCGCACATCAAACGCACTTTGTGGTGATATTGCTGAGTTAGATCAAGACTGAGAATATCCTTGTAATTCTCTCGATCCATAGCCAAAATCAAATCAAAGTTTTGAAAGTCGGATTTTTCAAACAGGCGGGCTTGACCACGTAGTTTAATTCCCAGTTTTGTACCAGCTGCGGCACTCATGCGTCGGTCAGGTGGACTACCAATGTGATAACTAGATGTACCAGCAGAGTCACAAATGACGTGATCGCTTAAGCCTGCCTGCTGAATTTGATAGTTCATTATATTTTCTGCCGATGGCGATCGGCAGATGTTACCTAAGCAGACAAACAGCAGCTTGTAAGGCATAAATATTTTTTGTCCTTTGTCTTTAGTCATTTGTCACTTGTCCACAGCTAATCACCAAGGACTAATGACTAATGACTAATGACTAAAATCCAGGAAGTTCCAATCCACTTGTCAAGTCTTCCATGCGTTCCCGCATTGTTGCTGTGGACTTGTTATAGGCGTCTTTCATGGCCACTGTTACAAGATCGGAAAGTACTTCTGCACCTTCCCCTAAAGCTTCTGGGGAAATCTCCACCCGCTTAGGTTCTTGGTTGCCGCTAACAATTACCTTTACCAGTCCACCGCCAGACTCTCCTTTAATCTCCATTTGCTCCAATTCTTCTTGGAGTCGCTTTGCGCCTTCTTGAACTTGCTGTGCTTTTTTAAAAGCTTCGGCCAATTCCTTCATTTTTCCCAAGCCAAAGCCAAATCCTTGTCCTTTTCCTGTCATAATTGATTGTCCGCGTTTGCGTTGAATAACAAATCAAATTCAATTATAGATGCGGCGAGCAATTTGCCTCTTTTTTTACCAATAATTAATGCATCATAAGGTAGGGAGTAGGGAGTAGTAGCCCGACCAGGCTAAAATGATGGAATGGATAATTGCGGGAAAACCCTATTTTTAAGGAAAAATACGAATTTTATAGTGCACTATTTTAATCCGGTCACGCCAGTAGGGAGTGGGGAGTAGAGAGTAGGGCATTAGTTATTTCTCCCCTGCTCCCTCATTTCCCACTCCCCACTCCCTATCCACAAGCACCTTGGAATTCTCCAATCATTTTGACTTCTGGTTCTAGCCAAATAGACCAATGTTCTTGTACTTGGTGTTGAATGTGACTAATAAGACAAAATATATCACTAGCCTTTGCCCCACCACGATTTACGATGAAATTGGCATGAAGTTGTGCTACCTGTGCGCCACCAATTTGGTAACCTTTTAGACCAGTTTGTTCAATTAACCACCCAGCGCTATAAGGTTTGGGATTGCGGAACACACTGCCACAACTGGGGAAGTTGTATGGTTGGGTAGTCAAGCGATGCTTTTTATGTTGCTTGGTGATTGCTACCACTTGTGCTGGATCAGCACCTGGTGCTAATTGCAAGGTAGCTTGAGTAACTATGTATTTGCTACCTTGCAGTAATGAAGTGCGGTATTTGTAACCTAACTGTTCAGGGGTAAGAGTTTCTAAAGTACCATCGGGTGCAAGTACCTGAGCGCTAACTAACATATCTGCGATACAGCTATTATGCGCTCCGGCATTCATGACGACAGCACCCCCAACAGTTCCAGGGATACCAACAGCCCACTCTAGTCCTTGCCACCCCAGTGCTGCTGCCTCCCATGCTAAGCTGGGAATCGATTCGCCAGCAGCAACAGTTAATTGACCTGTGTTTGGGTCAAAATGACTGTGCCGGAGATGACGAGTAGCAATTATTAAGCCTGATATCCCGCGATCGCTCACCAACAAGTTAGAACCTGCTCCCAGTATTGTCGCTGTTAGCTCACGTTCTTTTGCGTACTTAAGACTCGCTTGCAGCGCTTCTAAGTTTCGGGGGGCAACGTACCATTGGGCTGCTCCCCCAACCCTGTAGGAAGTAAACGCTGACAAGGAAGCTTGGGGCTTGATCACACAATCAGTGCCGGGTAAATAAATCACCTCGCTATTAACCGAATTAGCTGTTTCTTGTTTCCTTGTATTCAAAGCAGAAACCGTGCAGGCGTTTCCAGCTGCCTGGGAAATTGTCATTTTTACTTTATATTGGTAAAATTTTTACATTCTTTTACCGTAAAAATACGGCATTATGATAAATCAATGGAACCGTTGCTAAATAGGCACTTTGCTGAGCAATAAAACTTAGCAACTTAGGATGTAGCTTTAGCAGGCTCACAAAGAGTTGTAATTACTTCGGGAATCACTTGGTTTAAGTTACCCGCTCCCAGGAATAGCGCCAAGTCTCCTGGGCGCAATGTTTGCAGCAAGAATTTGCATACTGAGGGTAAACTTGCTTGATAAACTACCTGTGGATGTTGCTTAGCAACTTCCGCTGCCAGATGTTCACCACTAATTTGCCCTAAATTTGGTTCTCCTGCACTATAAATATCAGTCAGTACAACTAAATCAGCATGAGTAAAGGACTGAGCAAATTCTTCTAAAAAGGTTAGCGTGCGGCTATAGCGATGGGGTTGGAAGATGGCAACAACTCTTTGCCCTGGTCTTGCTTGTAAACGTGCTGCGGCAAGAGTAGCACGGATCTCACTGGGGTGATGGGCGTAGTCATCTATGAAGGTAATACCATCCACTTCACCCCGAAGTTCAAAGCGGCGTCTTGCGCCTTCAAAGGTGGCAATACCTTTAGCAATTGTTCCAAATTCTAAGCCCAAGGCTCGACCAACAGCCACTGCTGCTAGGGCATTACTGAGATTGTGCCGACCAAGCAGTCGCAATTTCAATACGCCCAAAGCTTTGCCTCGTTCCCAAACTAGTGCTGTAGTGCCATCAGCACGAAAGTCAATATTAGTAACGGTGTAGTCAGCGTCGGTCTCTGAGTGTAAGCTGTAGCTCAAGGTTGGTTGCAGGCGATCGCGTACTGTAGCACAGTCAATACTACCGATCAATGTCTTACAACTCTTGGCAAATGTCTGAAAGATATCAATTACTTCTTCTAATGTATCGTAATGGTCAGGATGATCTAGTTCAATATTAGTAATAATGCCAATCTCTGGAGCGTGTTTTACCAAAGAACCATCTGATTCATCTGCCTCGGCTACTAAATATTGACTTTGCCCCAACCGAGCATTGCCTTCCCAGGCATTGACTTCGCCACCTACTAAAATCGTTGGGTCTAGATCCGCTTGCAGTAGCATATAACCAATCATGCAACTTGTGGTAGTTTTGCCATGAGTTCCTGCTACGGCTATGCTGTAATAATCTGCAATTAAGGCTGCTAAGACATCCGAACGATGGAAAATTGGGCAGCCTAATTCTAGGGCTGCTTTGTATTCCAAATTACTTGTGTTAATTGCTGTTGAACAAATGACTTGGGGCAGTTTTGCAAGTTCAACAACAGATAATTCTTGTTGAGTATTTAATCCTAATCCATTATTTTTTGCATCAGGATGAAAGAATTCAAAATTGCTAGCTTCTTGTTTATCAAAAATATGTGATCCGATAGATTCCAAATGTCGGGTGATGTGATTAGGACGAATATCCGAACCGGAAACTGGCAAATTGCGCTTTACCAGTAAGTATGCCAGAGCAGACATACCTATACCACCAATCCCAATGAAATGAAATGGTCTACCGCTAAAATCTACAGAATTATTCATTTATTACTCCTCATTACACCACACCACACCAGAATCACAAATGACACGCGTATCATAACAGGAATTTGTTTTTTACCGTAACTGCTTTTGTGTCATGTTCTTATTTAAAGCTCAATTGATTTTTCTGCTTTGGTTTGGCTTGTTCAGAATGATTTTACCTTTCGTGGAGGTTTTTGCTATTTCTAAAGTGTTCTTAAGATTATTCGGAAAATTTCCGTCACATCGGGACAGAAATTCTTGTAATGTCAAATACATATTTTGGGTTACCTTACTGGATTTGCCTAAGATAATACATTGTTAGTGAAACTGATTTTAATTTGCATCAAGTCTAGGCGCGAATTGACTTCAATAGTACATTGGTAATGAAACTATTTTTCAATTGCATAAACCCAGGCATAACTGGATGCAGGAACTAGCAATTTTTGGTGGCACATTTGATCCAATTCATTGGGGACACCTACTTCTAGCCCAGAGAGCTTTGCATCAAGTACCTTTAAAAAAGGTAATTTGGGTGCCATCGCTAAATCCTCCTCATAAAGAAGCAGCTTTGTTTGAGCATCGTGTAGAAATGCTGCATTTAGCTACAAAAGATAATCCAGCGTTTTCTGTCTCACTGGTGGAGGTAAATCGCTCTGGGACTTCTTATGCTATTAACACCCTGTTCGACTTATCTGCTTTTTACCCAAATACTCACTGGTACTGGATTTTAGGTTTGGATGCCTTCCAAACCTTACCCCGTTGGTATCGTGGACACGAACTAGCACAAATGTGTGATTGGTTAATTGCACCCCGACTGCTAGGTGGTGAGACTATAGCTCAAAGCGAGTTAATCTGCAAGCAAGTCGAAGAAGAATTAAAAGAGCGATCGTATACCATTCAGTGGCAATTCTTGAATATCCCTTTAGTAGGAGTTTCGTCAAGTCTAATTCGCAAATTTTGTGGCGAGCGCCAGTCTATACGTTATTTACTACCGGAATCGGTCAGATTTTACATCGCTCAGAAGAACCTCTACTCAAATAAATCTGAATAAATTATGTGTTTTTTTATTGATTCAGCACTTTATGGTTATAAGTGATCCCCCCCTTTGCGATATGATTGGGGTCAACGATATCAACTTATAGGCATAAATACAGAGGGCAAGATACTGTGATTAGAGTTGCAATCAACGGTTTCGGGCGTATTGGACGTAACTTTGCACGCTGTTGGGTAGGTAGAGAAAATAGCAAAATCGACCTTGTAGCTATTAATGACACATCAGACCCTAGAACCAACGCTCATCTGCTGAAATATGACTCGATGCTAGGGAAGTTAAAGGATGCTGACATTACTGCGGATGATAACTCGATCATCGTTAACGGTAAGACCATTAAGTGCGTATCTGATCGCAACCCTGAAAACTTGCCCTGGAAAGAGTGGGAAATTGACCTAATTATCGAAGCAACGGGAGTATTTACCAGCAAAGAAGGCGCGTTGAAGCACGTGAATGCTGGAGCCAAGAAGGTTTTAATTACCGCTCCTGGTAAAAATGAAGATGGCACGTTTGTGATTGGTGTAAATCATCATGATTATGACCACAACAAACACAATATTATTAGTAATGCCAGCTGTACTACCAACTGCTTGGCTCCCATTGCCAAGGTGTTGAATGATAAATTCGGCATCATTAAAGGTACGATGACCACCACCCATAGCTATACAGGTGATCAGCGCTTGCTAGACGCTTCTCACCGAGATTTGCGACGGGCGAGAGCAGCAGCCATAAACATTGTACCCACCTCCACTGGTGCGGCAAAAGCAGTGGCGCTGGTAATCCCAGACCTCAAAGGCAAGCTGAATGGTGTTGCTTTACGTGTACCTACCCCGAACGTTTCAATGGTAGATTTCGTGGTTCAGGTTGAGAAGCGTACTATTACTGAAGAAGTTAACTTAGCTCTCAAAGAAGCGGCTGAAGGCCCACTCAAAGGCATCTTGGATTACAGCGAACTACAATTGGTCTCGTCTGATTATCAAGGTAGTGACGCTTCTTCAATTATCGATGCCAGCTTGACTTTAGTCTTGGGCAATGACTTAGTGAAAGTCATGGCTTGGTATGACAACGAGTGGGGTTACAGCCAGCGAGTTCTAGATTTAGCGGAATTGGTAGCCGAGAAGTGGAATTAAGTAAAAAGTTAAGAGTTAAGAGTGAAGAGTGAGGAATTAAAACTCCTAACTTCTGTATAGACGCGTAGACGCTCGAAGAGCGGCTTCTCGTAAGAGTATAATCGCATCTCCACTCCTAACTCCTAAAATGTTGAAATCCCTGGCTAAGATGCAGAACTTGGTCAGGGAATTTTTCTTGCTCATCATGTAATACTACTGTTAATCCTGGTGTAATCCTTCCAATGATCGCAGCGCCTTGGCCTAACTGTTGCACCAAATCATGGGCTGACTCTTGGGGTAAACACAGCACTAATTCAAAGTCTTCGCCACCATATAGAGCATATTCCAGCGCTTGTTCTTGTGGCAGCCAGCGCTCAAAAGCCATTGGTAAAGGAATTTGGCTACGTTCCAAAACAGCGCCAACACTACTGGCGCGGCAGATTTGCAAAACAGCATCTGCCAAACCATCGCTGCTATCCATCCCAGCGATGGGAAAGGGGAGAGAGTGAGAATTTAAAATTTTCCAGAGGATTGGTAAGACATCTAATCGTGGTTTGGGGCGCTGGTGTGCTTT
This region of Nostoc sp. UHCC 0302 genomic DNA includes:
- a CDS encoding IctB family putative bicarbonate transporter, with the protein product MNLVWQRFTLSSLPLKEYLATSYLHRFLVGLLRPWRQTSVLIQWGDAIAAALLSLVYALAPFVSSTLVGLLLVACVGFWLLLTLSDEATPANTSSVTPIHLLVLLYWGIAGIATALSPVKKAALNDLATLTLYLLLFTLCARVLRSPRLRSWIIILYLHVSLIVSVYGLRQWFFGAAQLATWVDPESPLSKTTRVYSYLGNPNLLAGYLIPAVVFSLVAIFAWQSWIKKALALTMFIVNSVCLILTFSRGGWIGLVVAVLTVMALLVYWKSADMPRFWRTWSLPIVLGGLLGLLLVTVIFVEPVRLRIFSIFADRQDSSNNFRRNVWDAVFEMIRDHPIIGIGPGHNSFNKVYPLYQHPRYSALSAYSILLEVAVETGFVGLACFLWLIIVTFNTALLQVSRLRKLRNAEGFWLIGAIATLLGMLTHGMVDTIWFRPEVNTLWWLTVALIASYWTPLPQHQAQEENLAN
- a CDS encoding WGxxGxxG family protein — encoded protein: MKRNFTKVVGASVLTLSMGFMPLTLPVQAQTTTDPGANTTPRTTTYNRSDRNDFDWGWLGLLGLLGLAGLSGRKRDDEPTRYRDPNTPGATTYRD
- the smpB gene encoding SsrA-binding protein SmpB; this translates as MSDKSEGYKVISDNRQARYLYEILETYEAGIQLTGTEVKSIRAGKINLQDGYALLRDGEAWLINVHISPYTASGQYFNHEPRRTRKLLLHRQELRKLIGKVEQQGLTLVPLKMYLKRGWVKVSIALGKGKKLHDKRDDLKRRQDQRDIQRAMKSY
- a CDS encoding response regulator transcription factor; the protein is MPLTILVVDDDLGTRLSISDYLELSGYSVITADDGQEALVMVDEYHPDLIVTDIVMPRMNGYELVRRVRQQPAFRLLPVILLTARTKTQERILGYQSGCDLYLPKPFELEELAAAIRNLLERSQIIQSEFRFSHKENSGISASTKGGDAHNFLSTQIPKSQMLSSLTHREQEVLELLTHGLSNAEMGLQLHLSPRTVEKYVSSLLRKTSTNNRAELVRFAIKHGLVE
- a CDS encoding low molecular weight protein-tyrosine-phosphatase, coding for MPYKLLFVCLGNICRSPSAENIMNYQIQQAGLSDHVICDSAGTSSYHIGSPPDRRMSAAAGTKLGIKLRGQARLFEKSDFQNFDLILAMDRENYKDILSLDLTQQYHHKVRLMCDFCSRHTLKEVPDPYYGGQEGFNQVIDLLVDACEGLVTYISSQQPIS
- a CDS encoding YbaB/EbfC family nucleoid-associated protein, coding for MTGKGQGFGFGLGKMKELAEAFKKAQQVQEGAKRLQEELEQMEIKGESGGGLVKVIVSGNQEPKRVEISPEALGEGAEVLSDLVTVAMKDAYNKSTATMRERMEDLTSGLELPGF
- the murB gene encoding UDP-N-acetylmuramate dehydrogenase; its protein translation is MTISQAAGNACTVSALNTRKQETANSVNSEVIYLPGTDCVIKPQASLSAFTSYRVGGAAQWYVAPRNLEALQASLKYAKERELTATILGAGSNLLVSDRGISGLIIATRHLRHSHFDPNTGQLTVAAGESIPSLAWEAAALGWQGLEWAVGIPGTVGGAVVMNAGAHNSCIADMLVSAQVLAPDGTLETLTPEQLGYKYRTSLLQGSKYIVTQATLQLAPGADPAQVVAITKQHKKHRLTTQPYNFPSCGSVFRNPKPYSAGWLIEQTGLKGYQIGGAQVAQLHANFIVNRGGAKASDIFCLISHIQHQVQEHWSIWLEPEVKMIGEFQGACG
- the murC gene encoding UDP-N-acetylmuramate--L-alanine ligase, whose product is MNNSVDFSGRPFHFIGIGGIGMSALAYLLVKRNLPVSGSDIRPNHITRHLESIGSHIFDKQEASNFEFFHPDAKNNGLGLNTQQELSVVELAKLPQVICSTAINTSNLEYKAALELGCPIFHRSDVLAALIADYYSIAVAGTHGKTTTSCMIGYMLLQADLDPTILVGGEVNAWEGNARLGQSQYLVAEADESDGSLVKHAPEIGIITNIELDHPDHYDTLEEVIDIFQTFAKSCKTLIGSIDCATVRDRLQPTLSYSLHSETDADYTVTNIDFRADGTTALVWERGKALGVLKLRLLGRHNLSNALAAVAVGRALGLEFGTIAKGIATFEGARRRFELRGEVDGITFIDDYAHHPSEIRATLAAARLQARPGQRVVAIFQPHRYSRTLTFLEEFAQSFTHADLVVLTDIYSAGEPNLGQISGEHLAAEVAKQHPQVVYQASLPSVCKFLLQTLRPGDLALFLGAGNLNQVIPEVITTLCEPAKATS
- the nadD gene encoding nicotinate (nicotinamide) nucleotide adenylyltransferase → MQELAIFGGTFDPIHWGHLLLAQRALHQVPLKKVIWVPSLNPPHKEAALFEHRVEMLHLATKDNPAFSVSLVEVNRSGTSYAINTLFDLSAFYPNTHWYWILGLDAFQTLPRWYRGHELAQMCDWLIAPRLLGGETIAQSELICKQVEEELKERSYTIQWQFLNIPLVGVSSSLIRKFCGERQSIRYLLPESVRFYIAQKNLYSNKSE
- a CDS encoding type I glyceraldehyde-3-phosphate dehydrogenase: MIRVAINGFGRIGRNFARCWVGRENSKIDLVAINDTSDPRTNAHLLKYDSMLGKLKDADITADDNSIIVNGKTIKCVSDRNPENLPWKEWEIDLIIEATGVFTSKEGALKHVNAGAKKVLITAPGKNEDGTFVIGVNHHDYDHNKHNIISNASCTTNCLAPIAKVLNDKFGIIKGTMTTTHSYTGDQRLLDASHRDLRRARAAAINIVPTSTGAAKAVALVIPDLKGKLNGVALRVPTPNVSMVDFVVQVEKRTITEEVNLALKEAAEGPLKGILDYSELQLVSSDYQGSDASSIIDASLTLVLGNDLVKVMAWYDNEWGYSQRVLDLAELVAEKWN